One region of Pseudomonas sp. ABC1 genomic DNA includes:
- the trpA gene encoding tryptophan synthase subunit alpha — translation MSRLQSRFDELKQQNRAALVTFITAGDPNYDASLSILKGLPAAGADVIELGMPFTDPMADGPAIQLANIRALGNGQNLVKTLQMVREFRQDEQTTPIVLMGYFNPIHKYGVARFVADAKAAGVDGLIVVDLPPEHNADLCEPAQAAGIDFIRLTTPTTDDARLPKVLANSSGFVYYVSVAGVTGSGSATLEHVEQAVARLRRHTGLPVSIGFGIRTPEHAATIARLADGVVVGSALIDQIAKAGNDQQAIDGVLGLCAELANGVRNAR, via the coding sequence ATGAGCCGTTTGCAGAGCCGCTTCGACGAACTGAAGCAACAGAACCGCGCCGCCCTGGTGACCTTCATCACCGCTGGCGATCCGAACTACGACGCCTCCCTGAGCATCCTCAAGGGCTTGCCCGCGGCGGGTGCCGACGTGATCGAGCTGGGCATGCCGTTCACCGACCCGATGGCCGACGGCCCGGCGATCCAACTGGCCAATATCCGCGCCCTCGGCAACGGCCAGAACCTGGTGAAAACCCTGCAGATGGTGCGCGAGTTCCGCCAGGACGAGCAGACCACACCGATCGTGCTGATGGGCTACTTCAATCCGATCCACAAGTACGGCGTGGCGCGCTTCGTCGCCGACGCGAAAGCCGCTGGCGTGGATGGCCTGATCGTCGTCGACCTGCCGCCGGAACATAACGCCGACCTGTGCGAGCCCGCCCAGGCCGCTGGCATCGACTTTATCCGCCTGACCACACCGACCACCGACGATGCGCGCCTGCCCAAGGTGCTGGCGAACAGTTCGGGCTTCGTCTACTACGTCTCGGTGGCCGGCGTTACCGGTTCCGGCAGCGCCACGCTGGAGCATGTGGAACAGGCGGTGGCACGCCTGCGCCGCCACACCGGGCTGCCGGTCAGCATCGGCTTCGGTATCCGCACCCCGGAACACGCAGCGACCATCGCCCGTTTGGCCGATGGCGTGGTGGTGGGCTCGGCGCTGATCGACCAGATCGCCAAGGCGGGCAACGACCAGCAAGCCATCGACGGCGTGCTCGGCCTGTGCGCAGAACTGGCTAACGGCGTGCGCAACGCACGCTGA